A DNA window from Fragaria vesca subsp. vesca linkage group LG3, FraVesHawaii_1.0, whole genome shotgun sequence contains the following coding sequences:
- the LOC101301276 gene encoding probable histone H2B.1-like isoform 1, which yields MAPKAEKKPAEKKPAEKTVAEKAPAEKKPKAGKKLPKEAGAAAGDKKKKRNKKSVETYKIYIFKVLKQVHPDIGISSKAMGIMNSFINDIFEKLAQESSRLARYNKKPTITSREIQTAVRLVLPGELAKHAVSEGTKAVTKFTSS from the coding sequence ATGGCACCCAAGGCTGAGAAGAAGCCCGCCGAGAAGAAGCCGGCAGAGAAGACCGTGGCGGAGAAAGCCCCGGCGGAGAAGAAGCCCAAGGCCGGCAAGAAGCTCCCCAAGGAGGCCGGAGCGGCTGCCGGAGACAAGAAGAAGAAGAGGAACAAGAAGAGCGTGGAGACCTACAAGATCTACATCTTCAAGGTCCTCAAGCAGGTCCACCCTGACATCGGGATCTCCAGCAAGGCCATGGGCATCATGAACAGCTTTATCAACGACATCTTCGAGAAGCTTGCTCAGGAGTCGTCCAGGCTTGCGAGGTACAACAAGAAGCCGACGATTACTTCTCGGGAGATTCAGACTGCTGTGAGGCTTGTGCTTCCTGGTGAATTGGCCAAGCACGCCGTCTCTGAGGGGACTAAAGCTGTGACCAAGTTCACTAGCTCTTGA
- the LOC101301276 gene encoding probable histone H2B.1-like isoform 2 — MAPKAGKKLPKEAGAAAGDKKKKRNKKSVETYKIYIFKVLKQVHPDIGISSKAMGIMNSFINDIFEKLAQESSRLARYNKKPTITSREIQTAVRLVLPGELAKHAVSEGTKAVTKFTSS, encoded by the exons ATGGCACCCAAG GCCGGCAAGAAGCTCCCCAAGGAGGCCGGAGCGGCTGCCGGAGACAAGAAGAAGAAGAGGAACAAGAAGAGCGTGGAGACCTACAAGATCTACATCTTCAAGGTCCTCAAGCAGGTCCACCCTGACATCGGGATCTCCAGCAAGGCCATGGGCATCATGAACAGCTTTATCAACGACATCTTCGAGAAGCTTGCTCAGGAGTCGTCCAGGCTTGCGAGGTACAACAAGAAGCCGACGATTACTTCTCGGGAGATTCAGACTGCTGTGAGGCTTGTGCTTCCTGGTGAATTGGCCAAGCACGCCGTCTCTGAGGGGACTAAAGCTGTGACCAAGTTCACTAGCTCTTGA
- the LOC101300990 gene encoding probable histone H2B.1-like translates to MAPKAEKKPAEKTVAEKKPKAGKKLPKEAGAAAGDKKKKRNKKSVETYKIYIFKVLKQVHPDIGISSKAMGIMNSFINDIFEKLAQESSRLARYNKKPTITSREIQTAVRLVLPGELAKHAVSEGTKAVTKFTTEKKPAEKKPAEKTVAEKAPAEKKPKAGKKLPKEAGAAAGDKKKKRNKKSVETYKIYIFKVLKQVHPDIGISSKAMGIMNSFINDIFEKLAQESSKLARYNKKPTITSREIQTAVRLVLPGELAKHAVSEGTKAVTKFTSS, encoded by the exons ATGGCGCCCAAAGCAGAGAAGAAGCCTGCTGAGAAGACCGTGGCGGAGAAGAAGCCCAAGGCCGGCAAGAAGCTCCCCAAGGAGGCCGGAGCGGCTGCCGGAGACAAGAAGAAGAAGAGAAACAAGAAGAGCGTGGAGACCTACAAGATCTACATCTTCAAGGTTCTCAAGCAAGTCCACCCTGATATTGGGATCTCCAGCAAGGCCATGGGTATCATGAACAGCTTCATCAACGACATCTTCGAGAAGCTCGCTCAGGAGTCTTCGAGGCTTGCGAGGTACAACAAGAAGCCGACGATTACTTCTCGGGAGATCCAGACTGCTGTGAGGCTTGTGCTTCCTGGTGAATTGGCCAAGCACGCCGTCTCTGAGGGGACTAAGGCTGTGACTAAGTTCACTA CTGAGAAGAAGCCCGCCGAGAAGAAGCCGGCAGAGAAGACCGTGGCGGAGAAAGCCCCGGCGGAGAAGAAACCCAAGGCCGGAAAGAAGCTCCCCAAGGAGGCCGGAGCCGCCGCCGGAGACAAGAAGAAGAAGAGGAACAAGAAGAGCGTGGAGACCTACAAGATCTACATCTTCAAGGTCCTCAAGCAGGTCCACCCTGACATTGGGATCTCCAGCAAGGCCATGGGCATCATGAACAGCTTCATCAACGACATCTTCGAGAAGCTCGCTCAGGAGTCGTCTAAGCTCGCCAGATACAACAAGAAGCCGACGATTACTTCTCGGGAGATCCAGACCGCTGTGAGGCTTGTGCTTCCTGGTGAATTGGCCAAGCACGCCGTCTCTGAGGGGACTAAGGCGGTGACCAAGTTCACCAGCTCTTGA